Proteins encoded together in one Planctomyces sp. SH-PL14 window:
- a CDS encoding fused MFS/spermidine synthase, with amino-acid sequence MLRSVETRREAAAALLLAASGAAALIDQTLWVKQLSLVVGVDVYAVAIAVSGFFAGLAIGGAALGRLADSARSPLMLYALLEVGIGVLGVGTTRVLASAAPVFVACEHSSGFLAWGLPFVLVGAPACLMGGTLPVLLKALRITGPVGTAGGRLYAANTAGAIVGTLLTAFVLVPRFGVLGSSFVAAGFNGLAAVGAIVWATWDRGAAAVGDSEPGPEFSPSPRPAGYGLAMGLYAVAGGIALGYEVVWSQVVVQWTSTRTFAFAVVLAVYLAGLAIGSALFARWADRNKDPWGRFGLLIAAAGAAALLEVKLLGSWLAEVQRTVAGWAFAATGQESAAMAARFLTAAGAIVLLPTILLGAAFPAALRLLGDAPRAGHDAGRLLACNTIGGIVGTLTTGFVLVPALGLERTMAALAVGAVIVGSTAAFRGTSLTKGVTAVLGGIVVIAAAATSPAHLGSLLAESRGGKLLFHEAGPGGTVAVLRQGTGQNTFRRLYIQGVSNSGDSMTSLRYMRLQALLPLLIHRGEPRSALVIGLGTGITTGSLLAYDGLERRVCAELMPAVVRAAPLFEGNAGVASDPRVEIRLRDGRRELLRSDDRYDLVTLEPPPPSAAGVVNLYSRDFYELAASRLEERGLVAQWLPLPTQGEPETRSLIRSFLDAFPHASLWTTEIHEMLLVGSRSPMELDAARITARFEQPGVSAALREVGIDSPAALLATFVCDRAGLVQYAGDAPPVTDDRPRIESGPWVLPGEFERTLVHLLELQSEPPLAGGSPDFPGAVARTRQTLHAFYAAALYAYERDRSKWSETLDGVLRAEPHNLYYHWIAGREPARGPP; translated from the coding sequence ATGCTTCGATCAGTCGAGACGCGGCGCGAGGCCGCGGCGGCGCTGCTGCTGGCGGCCTCGGGAGCCGCCGCGCTGATCGATCAGACATTGTGGGTGAAACAGCTCTCGCTGGTGGTCGGCGTCGACGTCTATGCGGTGGCGATCGCAGTCAGCGGGTTCTTTGCGGGACTGGCGATCGGAGGAGCGGCGCTGGGCCGGCTGGCGGACTCGGCGCGGAGCCCGCTGATGCTGTATGCCCTCCTCGAAGTCGGCATCGGAGTCCTGGGGGTTGGTACGACGAGAGTACTGGCCTCCGCCGCGCCGGTCTTCGTCGCATGCGAACATTCGTCCGGGTTCCTCGCCTGGGGGCTGCCGTTCGTTCTGGTTGGCGCTCCCGCGTGTCTCATGGGGGGAACGCTCCCCGTGCTGCTGAAGGCCCTGCGGATCACCGGCCCGGTCGGGACCGCGGGGGGCCGGCTCTATGCCGCCAACACCGCGGGGGCAATCGTCGGGACGCTCCTGACGGCGTTCGTTCTGGTTCCCCGGTTTGGCGTTCTGGGATCGTCCTTCGTTGCCGCCGGGTTCAATGGGCTGGCGGCCGTGGGAGCGATCGTCTGGGCCACGTGGGACCGCGGCGCGGCGGCCGTCGGTGACTCCGAACCCGGTCCGGAGTTCTCTCCGTCCCCGCGTCCGGCTGGCTACGGGCTGGCGATGGGGCTCTATGCCGTCGCAGGCGGGATCGCGCTCGGCTACGAGGTGGTCTGGTCGCAGGTCGTGGTCCAGTGGACGAGCACGCGGACCTTTGCCTTTGCCGTCGTCCTCGCGGTCTATCTGGCCGGGCTCGCGATCGGCAGCGCCCTCTTCGCCCGGTGGGCCGACCGGAACAAAGATCCGTGGGGGCGGTTCGGGCTTTTGATCGCGGCTGCCGGCGCGGCGGCGTTGCTGGAAGTGAAGCTGCTGGGGTCCTGGCTTGCCGAGGTTCAGCGGACCGTCGCGGGCTGGGCCTTTGCGGCGACGGGACAGGAGTCGGCCGCGATGGCGGCCCGCTTTCTGACCGCGGCGGGAGCGATCGTCCTCCTCCCGACGATCCTGCTGGGCGCGGCGTTCCCCGCGGCGCTGCGACTGCTGGGGGATGCGCCGCGGGCCGGCCACGATGCCGGGCGACTCCTCGCCTGCAACACGATCGGCGGGATCGTGGGGACGCTGACGACGGGGTTCGTCCTCGTTCCGGCGCTCGGGCTGGAGCGGACGATGGCGGCGCTGGCGGTCGGGGCGGTGATCGTGGGGAGCACGGCCGCCTTTCGCGGGACGTCTCTCACCAAAGGGGTGACGGCCGTCCTGGGGGGGATCGTGGTCATCGCGGCGGCGGCGACCTCACCCGCGCACCTGGGATCGCTTCTGGCGGAGAGCCGCGGTGGAAAACTCCTCTTCCACGAAGCGGGGCCGGGAGGAACGGTCGCGGTTCTCCGGCAGGGAACCGGACAGAACACGTTCCGCCGGCTCTACATCCAGGGGGTCTCGAACTCCGGCGACTCGATGACGTCGCTGCGGTACATGCGGCTCCAGGCCCTCCTGCCGCTCCTGATCCATCGGGGCGAGCCCCGTTCGGCTCTGGTCATCGGACTGGGGACCGGGATCACGACCGGGAGCCTCCTGGCCTATGACGGACTCGAGCGCCGGGTCTGCGCGGAACTGATGCCGGCGGTCGTCCGGGCGGCTCCGCTCTTCGAGGGGAATGCCGGCGTCGCCTCCGATCCGCGGGTCGAGATCCGCCTTCGCGACGGGCGGCGCGAGCTTCTTCGGAGCGACGACCGCTACGACCTCGTTACCCTCGAACCGCCTCCCCCGTCGGCGGCCGGAGTCGTGAACCTCTATTCGCGCGACTTCTACGAGCTCGCCGCGAGCCGGCTGGAAGAACGGGGCCTCGTCGCCCAGTGGCTCCCCTTGCCGACCCAGGGGGAGCCCGAGACGCGGTCGCTCATCCGCAGCTTTCTCGATGCCTTTCCGCATGCCTCGCTCTGGACCACCGAGATCCACGAGATGCTGCTCGTGGGCTCGCGTTCGCCAATGGAGCTGGATGCCGCCAGGATCACCGCCCGCTTCGAGCAGCCGGGGGTCTCCGCGGCGCTGCGGGAGGTGGGGATCGACTCACCCGCCGCGCTCCTGGCGACGTTTGTCTGCGACCGCGCCGGACTCGTGCAATATGCCGGCGACGCGCCGCCGGTGACCGACGACCGGCCCCGGATCGAATCCGGCCCGTGGGTCCTTCCGGGAGAGTTTGAGCGGACGCTCGTCCATCTCCTGGAACTCCAGAGCGAGCCGCCCCTGGCGGGGGGCTCTCCCGATTTTCCCGGGGCCGTTGCTCGCACGCGGCAGACGCTCCACGCCTTCTATGCCGCCGCGCTCTATGCCTACGAGCGGGACCGATCCAAGTGGAGCGAGACGCTCGACGGGGTTCTCCGGGCGGAGCCGCACAACCTGTACTACCACTGGATCGCCGGCCGCGAACCGGCGCGCGGGCCGCCGTAG
- a CDS encoding AAA family ATPase, producing the protein MSARESILELQRRVGESIIGQAAVIERLILALLTGGNVLLEGLPGLAKTRAVKTLAKNLESEFRRVQFTPDLLPADVTGSEIYYDKGQGGGGEFTFQPGPIFGNLILADEINRAPAKVQAALLEAMEEKQVTVAGKTHKLPDLFMVLATQNPIEQEGTYPLPEAQKDRFLLHVLVRQPGDDDELKVMRLVRSEEQPAESRAAAESPPKIPQQAVFDARREIHGVGVTEIVERYIVALVAGTRRPAAFGKDLARWISVGASPRGTLALDRTSRARAWLQGRDYVTPDDVRAVTLDCLRHRVLLSYEAQADGKTADDVLAELVKQVAVG; encoded by the coding sequence ATGTCCGCTCGCGAATCGATCCTGGAGCTTCAGCGCCGCGTCGGCGAGTCGATCATCGGCCAGGCGGCGGTGATCGAGCGGCTGATCCTGGCGCTCCTTACCGGCGGCAACGTCCTCCTTGAAGGGCTGCCGGGACTCGCCAAGACCCGGGCGGTCAAGACGCTGGCCAAGAACCTCGAATCCGAATTCCGGCGGGTCCAGTTCACGCCGGACCTCCTGCCGGCGGACGTCACCGGGAGCGAGATCTATTACGACAAGGGACAGGGGGGCGGTGGCGAGTTCACGTTCCAGCCCGGGCCGATCTTCGGGAACCTGATCCTCGCCGACGAGATCAACCGCGCCCCGGCCAAGGTCCAGGCGGCGCTGCTGGAGGCGATGGAAGAGAAGCAGGTCACCGTCGCCGGGAAGACCCACAAGCTGCCGGACCTGTTCATGGTCCTGGCGACGCAGAACCCCATTGAGCAGGAGGGGACCTACCCTCTTCCCGAGGCCCAGAAGGACCGCTTTCTGCTCCACGTCCTGGTCCGTCAGCCGGGCGATGACGACGAGCTCAAGGTGATGCGGCTCGTCCGGAGCGAGGAGCAGCCGGCCGAGTCCAGGGCCGCCGCCGAGTCCCCACCCAAGATCCCGCAGCAGGCGGTGTTCGATGCCCGGCGGGAGATCCACGGCGTCGGCGTGACCGAGATCGTGGAGCGGTACATCGTGGCCCTCGTGGCGGGAACCCGGCGGCCGGCAGCGTTCGGCAAGGACCTCGCCCGCTGGATCAGTGTCGGGGCCAGCCCCCGCGGGACGCTCGCGCTCGACCGGACCAGCCGGGCCCGAGCCTGGCTCCAGGGGCGGGACTACGTCACCCCCGACGACGTGCGGGCCGTCACCCTCGACTGCCTCCGGCATCGCGTCCTCCTGAGCTACGAGGCCCAGGCGGACGGCAAGACCGCGGATGACGTCCTGGCGGAACTCGTCAAACAGGTCGCCGTGGGATAG
- a CDS encoding DUF58 domain-containing protein has product MSEETLNSDDGVYCDVRDLARLKHRTQGFSLLPRQPITSILSGPHASRLRGRGLNFEELRRYLPGDDIRTIDWHVTARTRRPHVRVYTEERDRPLLLIVDQRPSMFFGSRRAMKSVAAAEGAALAAWRSLRSGDRVGGIVFNGTEREEIAPHRSNARVMRLLSAVARQNRQLRAGQVSRDGAFDEAIERAAQVATHDHLVCVVSDFAGAGPATLEPMTRITAHNDVLLVFVYDPLEADLPPAGRLRMAQGGDRLEVDASEDRLRERFRQDFQGRVARLQELSRRRQVPVLTVSAAEDVPRQVARALGARLRPAQGGAP; this is encoded by the coding sequence ATGTCCGAAGAGACCCTCAACTCCGACGACGGCGTCTATTGCGACGTCCGCGACCTTGCGCGGCTCAAGCACCGCACGCAGGGGTTTTCCCTCCTGCCGCGGCAGCCGATCACGTCGATTCTCTCGGGGCCACATGCGTCGCGGCTGCGGGGGCGGGGGCTCAACTTCGAAGAGCTCCGCCGCTACCTCCCGGGGGACGACATCCGGACGATCGACTGGCACGTCACCGCCCGGACCCGCCGGCCGCACGTGCGGGTCTACACCGAAGAGCGGGACCGGCCGCTGCTCCTTATCGTCGACCAGCGGCCCTCGATGTTCTTCGGCAGCCGCCGCGCGATGAAGTCGGTCGCGGCCGCCGAAGGGGCCGCGCTCGCCGCGTGGCGGTCCCTCCGTTCCGGGGACCGCGTGGGGGGAATCGTGTTCAACGGGACCGAGCGGGAGGAGATCGCCCCGCACCGCAGCAACGCCCGCGTGATGCGGCTCCTGTCCGCGGTGGCGCGGCAGAACCGCCAGCTTCGGGCCGGTCAGGTCTCCCGCGACGGGGCGTTCGACGAGGCGATCGAGCGTGCGGCTCAGGTCGCCACGCACGATCACCTCGTGTGCGTCGTCAGCGACTTTGCGGGAGCCGGTCCGGCGACGCTCGAGCCGATGACCCGGATCACGGCGCACAACGACGTTCTCCTGGTCTTCGTCTACGACCCGCTCGAAGCGGACCTCCCCCCGGCCGGCCGGCTGCGGATGGCCCAGGGCGGCGACCGGCTGGAGGTCGACGCCTCCGAAGACCGGCTGCGGGAACGGTTCCGCCAGGACTTTCAGGGGCGGGTCGCCCGGCTTCAGGAACTCTCCCGCCGCCGGCAGGTTCCGGTCCTGACGGTCTCGGCGGCGGAGGACGTGCCGCGGCAGGTCGCGCGGGCCCTCGGAGCCCGGCTGCGTCCGGCCCAGGGAGGCGCGCCGTGA
- a CDS encoding DUF4381 domain-containing protein, which translates to MSFFLSMTASLAVDDPGSLDRLADIVTAPPAAWWPPAPGWILLAALLLAAGLWRLAKEAIRWRANAYRRIGLEELERIARESERAPERLREIPVLLKRIALVAAGRPRVAGLSGAAWLRFLNETSADGTFPAKAGIDLESIAYDPAAPGRLSRPDRERLIAAAEEWIRHHRADSPPSSGEPVPC; encoded by the coding sequence ATGAGCTTCTTCCTCTCGATGACCGCGAGCCTCGCGGTGGACGATCCGGGAAGCCTCGATCGTCTGGCCGACATCGTGACCGCGCCGCCCGCCGCCTGGTGGCCTCCCGCGCCGGGCTGGATCCTGCTCGCCGCGCTGCTGCTTGCCGCCGGCCTGTGGCGGCTCGCGAAGGAGGCGATCCGTTGGCGAGCGAACGCTTACCGGCGGATAGGGCTGGAAGAACTCGAACGGATCGCCCGCGAGAGCGAGCGCGCTCCGGAGCGGCTGCGGGAGATTCCCGTCCTGCTCAAACGAATCGCCCTTGTGGCAGCGGGACGTCCTCGTGTCGCTGGCCTGAGCGGCGCGGCGTGGCTCCGGTTCCTGAACGAGACCTCTGCGGACGGGACTTTTCCGGCGAAGGCGGGAATCGACCTGGAGTCGATCGCCTATGACCCCGCGGCCCCGGGGAGGCTGTCCCGGCCCGACCGCGAGCGGCTGATCGCCGCGGCCGAGGAGTGGATCCGCCACCACCGCGCGGACTCGCCCCCTTCCTCCGGGGAGCCGGTCCCATGCTGA
- a CDS encoding VWA domain-containing protein, translated as MLTLAAPWWLLLIAAPLLIGWLVPAWRPARAAVAVPFLDRLARLTGRSPSSGGAAERPPRFQRLALWSVWLLTVLALARPQWLEPPLRRTVPTRDLLLAVDLSGSMETKDFTNATGQKVDRLTAVKEVLDDFLNRRQGDRVALVFFGSAPFLQTTFTEDLDACHELLAEAQVRMAGPKTVLGDAVGLALTVFDKDSTIPDRVIIALTDGNDTGSQVPPEQAARIAHDRGITIHTVAVGDPAAAGEEKLDEATLKSMARTTGGRYAHAADRAALAAIYRDLDALRTRPAETITHRPRHELFHWPLGIALVLSLVWQAVRILRLPAESATGSRPLAPAATAVALLLAAGLFPAALSDLHFLRPWWLLGLGPAVWLLAMLRRRGDPLSAWRRAMDPRLLRHLVIGADARSRWGPLAALAAGWLLAIVAVAGPAWRRVPSPFSRDDAALVLVVKVTPDMLAQDIQPSRLARAGQKIADILERRKGTRAALVAYAGSAHLVMPLTHDATQIDRFATALDPAIMPVEGDDPAAALKLAQAQLARARVPGSVILLADSFPADAWKSLPADWSRSGPPVQVLAVAAPPDAPVPPGSPPAPPLDREALSRSVAALSASFVPVTPDDSDVEALTNRTVTRLVASKADDTESRWEDSGYVLLYPLALLVLLWFRPGWFVFLGSGGAG; from the coding sequence ATGCTGACGCTCGCCGCACCGTGGTGGCTCCTCCTGATAGCGGCCCCGCTCCTGATCGGTTGGTTGGTCCCGGCCTGGCGGCCGGCGCGGGCGGCGGTCGCGGTCCCGTTCCTCGACCGCCTCGCCCGGCTCACCGGTCGGTCCCCCTCGTCGGGAGGAGCGGCCGAGCGGCCCCCCCGCTTTCAGCGGCTGGCACTCTGGAGCGTCTGGCTGTTGACGGTCCTGGCGCTCGCCCGGCCGCAGTGGCTCGAGCCGCCGCTCCGCCGGACTGTCCCGACCCGCGACCTCCTGCTGGCGGTCGACCTCTCGGGCTCGATGGAGACGAAGGACTTCACGAACGCCACCGGGCAGAAGGTCGACCGCCTCACCGCCGTCAAGGAGGTCCTCGACGACTTCCTCAACCGCCGCCAGGGGGACCGGGTGGCGCTCGTCTTCTTCGGCTCCGCTCCGTTCCTCCAGACGACCTTCACCGAAGACCTCGATGCATGCCATGAGCTCCTGGCCGAGGCCCAGGTCCGGATGGCGGGGCCGAAGACGGTCCTCGGCGACGCGGTCGGGCTCGCGCTGACGGTCTTCGACAAGGACTCGACGATCCCGGACCGGGTCATCATCGCCCTCACCGACGGGAACGACACCGGCAGCCAGGTCCCTCCCGAGCAGGCGGCCCGGATCGCCCACGACCGCGGGATCACGATCCACACCGTCGCGGTCGGCGACCCCGCCGCCGCCGGCGAAGAGAAGCTCGATGAGGCGACGCTCAAGTCGATGGCCCGGACCACCGGAGGCCGCTACGCCCACGCGGCGGACCGCGCGGCGCTTGCGGCAATCTACCGGGACCTCGACGCCCTGCGGACGCGTCCGGCCGAGACCATCACGCACCGCCCCCGCCACGAACTGTTTCACTGGCCGCTCGGGATCGCCCTCGTCCTCTCGCTCGTCTGGCAGGCGGTCCGGATTCTGCGGCTCCCGGCGGAGAGCGCGACTGGCTCGCGACCGCTGGCGCCCGCGGCGACGGCGGTCGCGCTCCTTCTGGCCGCGGGGCTCTTCCCGGCGGCGCTCTCGGACCTGCACTTCCTGCGGCCCTGGTGGCTCCTCGGTCTCGGTCCCGCGGTCTGGCTGCTCGCGATGCTCCGCCGCCGGGGCGATCCGCTCTCGGCGTGGCGGCGGGCGATGGATCCGCGGCTGCTGCGGCATCTCGTGATCGGGGCCGATGCGCGGTCGCGGTGGGGACCGCTGGCGGCCCTCGCCGCGGGGTGGCTCCTGGCGATCGTGGCGGTCGCCGGTCCGGCGTGGCGGCGCGTCCCGTCCCCCTTCAGCCGCGACGACGCGGCGCTGGTCCTCGTCGTGAAGGTCACCCCGGACATGCTCGCCCAGGACATCCAGCCCTCCCGGCTCGCGCGGGCGGGGCAGAAGATCGCAGACATCCTGGAGCGGCGGAAAGGGACCCGGGCGGCCCTCGTGGCGTATGCCGGCTCCGCGCACCTCGTCATGCCGCTGACGCATGACGCCACGCAGATCGACCGTTTCGCCACCGCTCTCGATCCGGCCATCATGCCCGTCGAGGGGGACGATCCCGCCGCGGCGCTGAAGCTGGCACAGGCGCAGCTCGCCCGGGCACGGGTCCCCGGCTCGGTCATCCTGCTCGCCGACAGCTTCCCAGCCGACGCCTGGAAGTCCCTCCCGGCCGACTGGTCGCGGAGCGGACCCCCGGTCCAGGTCCTGGCGGTCGCCGCCCCTCCCGACGCCCCGGTTCCGCCGGGGAGCCCACCCGCTCCGCCGCTCGACCGGGAGGCGCTCTCCCGTTCCGTTGCCGCGCTCTCGGCCAGCTTCGTCCCGGTCACTCCGGACGACAGCGACGTCGAGGCGCTCACGAACCGCACCGTGACGCGGCTCGTCGCGTCCAAGGCCGATGACACCGAGAGCCGCTGGGAGGACTCGGGATACGTCCTGCTCTACCCGCTGGCCCTTCTCGTGCTGCTCTGGTTCCGGCCCGGATGGTTCGTGTTCCTCGGATCGGGAGGGGCCGGATGA
- a CDS encoding tetratricopeptide repeat protein, with protein MTSRFQQRAIAAAGGLGVILGIAWAWSAAGGRFANLWRTPAQQGDRLMARRQFAEAAKTYPDPRHRADALYRSGDFKQAAAEYGRVATPEGSFNRGNALVMAGQYAEAIASYDLAIRGRPGWNDPVRNRAIAQVRLQRIHPPNDGSEGTGGQIKPDEIAFDRKPADSRSRETETVTGGTMSDAEIQAVWLRRVQTKPADFLRAKFAYQQSRTSDSGNGRQGDRP; from the coding sequence ATGACGAGCCGTTTTCAACAACGAGCGATCGCCGCCGCCGGGGGACTGGGTGTCATCCTGGGGATCGCGTGGGCCTGGTCCGCCGCCGGGGGACGCTTTGCGAACCTGTGGCGGACGCCGGCCCAGCAGGGGGACCGGCTGATGGCCCGCCGACAGTTTGCCGAGGCGGCGAAGACCTATCCCGATCCGCGGCATCGCGCCGACGCTCTCTACCGCTCCGGCGACTTCAAGCAGGCGGCCGCGGAGTACGGCCGGGTCGCGACTCCGGAGGGGAGCTTCAACCGCGGCAACGCGCTGGTGATGGCCGGACAGTACGCCGAGGCGATCGCCAGCTACGACCTCGCGATCCGCGGGCGGCCCGGCTGGAACGACCCGGTCCGCAACCGGGCGATTGCCCAGGTTCGCCTCCAGCGGATCCATCCTCCGAACGACGGCAGCGAGGGGACCGGCGGCCAGATCAAGCCGGACGAGATCGCGTTCGACAGGAAGCCCGCCGATTCCAGGTCGCGGGAGACCGAGACCGTCACCGGCGGGACAATGTCGGACGCGGAGATCCAGGCGGTCTGGCTGCGGCGGGTCCAGACGAAGCCCGCCGACTTCCTGCGGGCCAAGTTCGCCTATCAGCAGAGCCGCACCTCGGACTCTGGAAACGGCCGCCAGGGAGACAGACCGTGA
- a CDS encoding BatD family protein, protein MKVVFLGVVALMLVPDRSLPAAEPVTGPVAIEMSLESDKPLLAGQKCPITVNLLTATTFSSAVAFDLPRVAGGVLMQFGDRPTLGTRDEGKTSYIVQTYDLAFFALRPGTYTLPSFAVRFSSPAMPGGQPVERSLMTEPLTITAKAPPGAEALPGIVCAEKYRVEESWTPDSPKTLHVGDSLTRRITSTATDVPAMVFPPIPASSTETLKAYPRPPAVEDRIERGVLLGKRIDETTYICQKPGRVSLPELVIPWWNLEDNALQEVRLPAVTFEILARPGDAADGKPPAPTAASARRLRWPWWMAAGSALLLSAAIILFVRWEHSASSSPLEAARFHELILACRKNDPRKAHDALFRWKSFSSGNAVMTCEEIAAQDHSLAGPMGDLERAVATGAPWDGRSLADSLQRHRAGEGHQARTAAARLPPLNP, encoded by the coding sequence GTGAAGGTGGTTTTTCTCGGCGTCGTGGCCTTGATGCTCGTTCCGGATCGGAGCCTTCCCGCCGCGGAGCCGGTCACCGGTCCCGTCGCTATCGAGATGTCGCTGGAGAGCGACAAGCCGCTTCTGGCCGGGCAGAAGTGCCCCATCACGGTCAACCTCCTGACGGCGACCACCTTTTCCAGCGCCGTCGCGTTCGATCTGCCGAGGGTCGCCGGGGGGGTGCTGATGCAGTTCGGCGACCGTCCCACTCTCGGGACCCGCGACGAGGGGAAGACGAGCTATATCGTCCAGACGTACGACCTCGCCTTCTTCGCCCTGCGGCCGGGGACCTACACCCTCCCCTCCTTTGCGGTGCGGTTCTCGTCGCCGGCGATGCCGGGGGGACAACCGGTCGAGCGAAGCCTGATGACGGAGCCGCTGACCATCACGGCGAAAGCTCCGCCCGGAGCCGAGGCCCTTCCGGGAATCGTCTGCGCCGAAAAGTATCGCGTCGAAGAGTCCTGGACGCCCGACAGCCCGAAGACCCTCCATGTCGGTGACAGCCTGACCCGCAGGATCACGTCGACCGCCACCGACGTCCCGGCCATGGTCTTCCCTCCGATCCCCGCCTCCAGCACCGAGACGCTCAAGGCCTATCCGCGACCGCCGGCCGTGGAGGACCGGATCGAGCGCGGCGTTCTCCTCGGCAAGCGAATCGATGAGACGACCTACATCTGTCAGAAGCCCGGTCGCGTGTCGCTTCCGGAACTGGTCATTCCCTGGTGGAACCTGGAGGACAATGCCCTGCAAGAGGTTCGCCTCCCTGCGGTGACGTTTGAAATCCTCGCGAGGCCGGGCGACGCCGCCGACGGCAAGCCCCCCGCTCCGACGGCCGCCTCGGCCCGGCGACTGCGGTGGCCGTGGTGGATGGCCGCAGGCAGCGCGCTGCTTCTGAGCGCCGCCATCATCCTGTTCGTGCGCTGGGAACACTCCGCCTCCTCATCCCCACTTGAGGCAGCGCGTTTCCACGAACTCATCCTTGCCTGTCGAAAGAACGATCCGCGGAAGGCCCACGACGCTCTCTTTCGATGGAAATCGTTTTCGTCCGGCAATGCCGTCATGACCTGCGAAGAGATCGCCGCGCAGGACCATTCCCTGGCCGGTCCGATGGGTGATCTGGAACGCGCTGTCGCCACGGGAGCTCCGTGGGACGGCCGCTCTCTGGCCGACTCGCTGCAGCGTCATCGTGCCGGGGAAGGCCACCAGGCTCGCACCGCCGCCGCCCGTTTGCCTCCGCTGAACCCATAA